In a genomic window of Saccharothrix sp. HUAS TT1:
- a CDS encoding RNA polymerase subunit sigma-70, giving the protein MSFPRRSSPTCATCDRHVTVQARRVTMSEVARMTVDFTQEAERHRHELRVHCYRLLGSFDEAEDLVQETFLRAWRARDTFAGRSSFRAWLYRIATNACLDVIGRRPPLATTDGMPAADVPWLQPFPDALLDAEPDAEVVARETIELAFLAAVQHLPAKQRAVLVLRDVLGWRASEAAELLDDSVPAVNSALQRARATMRKHLPPRRADWSGEPNPREKAVVRKFVEATERSDMGLMAAALSEDVTWTMPPQPEWHRGRDVVVGIWAPVMVGPDAFGEWKVVETRANRQPAVANYVREPGREHFEPVALDVLRVEGDRIAEVITFPSDRFPLFGLPTAL; this is encoded by the coding sequence ATGAGTTTTCCGCGTCGGTCGAGTCCCACTTGTGCGACGTGCGACCGGCACGTCACCGTACAAGCCCGGAGGGTGACCATGAGCGAGGTCGCGCGGATGACGGTCGACTTCACGCAGGAGGCCGAACGGCACCGGCACGAGCTGCGGGTGCACTGCTACCGGCTGCTCGGCTCGTTCGACGAGGCCGAGGACCTGGTGCAGGAGACGTTCCTGAGGGCGTGGCGGGCCAGGGACACGTTCGCGGGGCGCTCGTCGTTCCGCGCGTGGCTGTACCGGATCGCCACGAACGCCTGCCTGGACGTGATCGGCCGCCGTCCCCCGCTCGCCACGACCGACGGGATGCCGGCGGCCGACGTGCCGTGGCTCCAGCCGTTCCCGGACGCCCTGCTGGACGCCGAACCGGACGCCGAGGTGGTGGCGCGGGAGACCATCGAGCTGGCGTTCCTGGCCGCGGTGCAGCACCTGCCCGCCAAGCAGCGGGCGGTGCTGGTGCTGCGGGACGTGCTGGGCTGGCGGGCGAGCGAGGCGGCGGAACTGCTGGACGACTCGGTGCCCGCGGTGAACAGCGCGCTGCAACGCGCCCGCGCCACCATGCGCAAGCACCTGCCGCCGCGGCGCGCCGACTGGTCGGGCGAGCCGAACCCGCGGGAGAAGGCGGTGGTCCGCAAGTTCGTGGAGGCCACCGAGCGCAGCGACATGGGGCTGATGGCCGCCGCGCTCAGCGAGGACGTCACCTGGACCATGCCGCCGCAGCCCGAGTGGCACCGCGGGCGGGACGTCGTGGTCGGCATCTGGGCGCCGGTCATGGTCGGCCCCGACGCGTTCGGCGAGTGGAAGGTCGTCGAGACCCGGGCCAACCGGCAGCCCGCCGTGGCGAACTACGTCCGCGAGCCCGGCCGCGAGCACTTCGAACCGGTGGCGCTGGACGTGCTGCGGGTCGAGGGCGACCGCATCGCCGAGGTGATCACCTTCCCGTCGGACCGGTTCCCGCTGTTCGGCCTGCCCACGGCGTTGTGA
- a CDS encoding DJ-1/PfpI family protein: MDIAFVLYPRLTALDLAGPYDVLAHQPEVTAHLVAASPDPVRTDAGLTIVPTTTFAELDRADVVVVPGGAGWAEVLADGVVADWLRAVHPTATWTTSVCSGSTLLAQAGILDGRTATTHWALRDELAALGAVVSTERVVFDGDVATGAGVSAGIDLALTLVGRIWGDERARLTQLFIEYDPRPPYRAGSPEQVPDELVALARGVFAGR, encoded by the coding sequence ATGGACATCGCTTTCGTGCTCTACCCGCGGCTGACCGCGCTGGACCTGGCCGGCCCGTACGACGTGCTGGCGCACCAGCCGGAGGTGACGGCGCACCTGGTGGCGGCGTCACCCGACCCGGTGCGCACCGACGCCGGGCTGACGATCGTGCCGACGACCACGTTCGCCGAGCTGGACCGCGCCGACGTGGTCGTCGTGCCCGGCGGCGCCGGCTGGGCGGAGGTGCTGGCCGACGGCGTGGTCGCCGACTGGCTGCGCGCCGTGCACCCGACGGCGACCTGGACGACGTCGGTGTGCAGCGGGTCGACGTTGCTGGCGCAGGCGGGCATCCTCGACGGCCGGACCGCGACCACGCACTGGGCGCTGCGCGACGAGCTGGCCGCCCTCGGCGCGGTCGTCAGCACCGAGCGGGTGGTGTTCGACGGGGACGTGGCCACCGGCGCCGGGGTGTCCGCCGGGATCGACCTGGCGCTCACCCTCGTCGGCCGGATCTGGGGCGACGAGCGGGCCCGGCTCACCCAGCTGTTCATCGAGTACGACCCCCGGCCGCCCTACCGGGCCGGGTCGCCGGAGCAGGTGCCCGACGAGCTGGTCGCCCTGGCCCGCGGCGTCTTCGCGGGCCGGTGA
- a CDS encoding GGDEF domain-containing protein, producing MGRARSTSSGDRRWSLWSLPGQALVYVLSVDLSAAIAIAATTAWPVPPGSWTTFAVLLGCAALHLHCSRWIERIRRDHSHLPHVDLCSIWILAGALVLPPSLAVALVVLMYAHRWWVVGRWDASRPPHRCVFTTSMMVLATLAANAVAGLTGLRAHLQAGQPGGALDLVGVVGAGAAQWLVNTALVAAVILLTVRPRSVRDSIGSGADNLLEAGQLAMGGFVALAVAWWPGFALPMVVAAVALHRTVLIHQLELAARTDTKTGLLNAEAWHLQAKLELRRTRQQPPGARVGLFMIDVDHFKDVNDTHGHQAGDLVLRRIAAALGSAVRRGDAVGRFGGEEFAVLLPGVEHEEAVAIAERVRSEVHRVLVDVGDGRVVAGLTVSVGVAVWPEVAEDTVEGLLAAADAALYEAKRLGRDQVQAAGGRRRAPWTPAARSERPGV from the coding sequence ATGGGCAGAGCGCGTTCGACGTCGTCGGGCGATCGACGCTGGTCACTATGGTCCCTGCCCGGGCAGGCCCTGGTGTACGTGCTGTCGGTGGATCTCTCGGCCGCGATCGCGATCGCCGCGACCACCGCCTGGCCGGTGCCGCCCGGCTCGTGGACCACGTTCGCGGTGCTGCTCGGGTGCGCCGCGCTGCACCTGCACTGCTCCCGCTGGATCGAGCGCATCCGCCGCGACCACAGCCACCTGCCGCACGTCGACCTGTGCAGCATCTGGATCCTGGCCGGCGCCCTCGTGCTGCCGCCGTCGTTGGCCGTGGCGCTCGTCGTCCTCATGTACGCGCACCGCTGGTGGGTCGTCGGCCGCTGGGACGCCTCGCGCCCACCGCACCGGTGCGTGTTCACCACCTCGATGATGGTGCTGGCGACGCTCGCCGCGAACGCCGTCGCGGGCCTCACCGGCCTGCGCGCCCACCTCCAGGCCGGGCAGCCCGGCGGCGCGCTCGACCTCGTCGGCGTGGTCGGCGCGGGCGCGGCGCAGTGGCTGGTCAACACCGCCCTGGTGGCCGCGGTGATCCTGCTGACGGTCCGGCCGCGCTCGGTGCGCGACTCGATCGGCAGCGGCGCGGACAACCTGCTGGAGGCCGGTCAGCTCGCGATGGGCGGGTTCGTGGCCCTGGCGGTGGCGTGGTGGCCCGGGTTCGCGCTGCCGATGGTCGTCGCGGCCGTCGCCCTGCACCGCACCGTGCTCATCCACCAGCTGGAGCTGGCCGCCCGCACCGACACCAAGACCGGCCTGCTCAACGCCGAGGCGTGGCACCTGCAGGCGAAGCTGGAGCTGCGGCGCACCCGGCAGCAGCCGCCCGGCGCGCGGGTCGGCCTGTTCATGATCGACGTCGACCACTTCAAGGACGTCAACGACACCCACGGCCACCAGGCCGGCGACCTGGTGCTGCGGCGCATCGCGGCGGCGCTGGGGAGCGCGGTCCGGCGCGGCGACGCCGTCGGCCGGTTCGGCGGCGAGGAGTTCGCCGTGCTGCTGCCCGGCGTCGAGCACGAGGAGGCGGTGGCGATCGCCGAGCGGGTGCGCTCGGAGGTGCACCGGGTGCTCGTGGACGTCGGCGACGGCCGCGTGGTGGCGGGCCTCACCGTCAGCGTCGGCGTCGCGGTGTGGCCGGAGGTCGCCGAGGACACCGTGGAGGGGCTGCTCGCCGCCGCCGACGCGGCGCTGTACGAGGCCAAGCGGCTCGGCCGGGACCAGGTGCAGGCCGCGGGCGGCCGGCGTCGCGCCCCGTGGACGCCCGCCGCCCGGTCCGAGCGGCCCGGCGTGTAA
- a CDS encoding GlxA family transcriptional regulator, translating into MDGVEREVLVVGYDGAALTDIAGPADVFAGANRVVEANRAAEVGRAAEVGRAAEVGRVVGSGESGRGGGALGYRVRLAAVGGGFEVTGGLRMEAEDLREVSGGVDTVLVVGGFTFAEAARDAELLHHLRRVTAGARRVAGVCTGAFVLAAAGLLDGARATTHWAYCGRLAADHPSVDVVPDAIYVRDGRLATSAGVTAGIDLALALVERDHDAALARLVARWMVVFLQRPGGQSQFSVRSRVPPVREPGLRAVLDAIADDPAARWTVDEMARRAAMSPRHFARVFPRRVGVSPARHVEQARVEAAASALESGDEGLDVVARRCGFGSAETLRRAFLRVLGVPPGSYRDRFRTTGAA; encoded by the coding sequence GTGGACGGTGTGGAGCGCGAGGTGCTGGTGGTCGGGTACGACGGTGCGGCGCTGACCGACATCGCCGGGCCGGCGGACGTGTTCGCCGGGGCGAACCGGGTGGTCGAGGCCAATCGGGCGGCGGAGGTCGGGCGGGCGGCGGAGGTCGGGCGGGCGGCGGAGGTCGGGCGGGTGGTCGGGAGCGGTGAGTCGGGTCGGGGTGGTGGGGCGCTCGGGTACCGGGTGCGGTTGGCGGCGGTCGGTGGTGGGTTCGAGGTGACCGGTGGGCTGCGGATGGAGGCGGAGGACCTGCGGGAGGTGTCCGGAGGGGTGGACACGGTCCTGGTGGTCGGCGGCTTCACGTTCGCCGAGGCGGCCCGCGATGCCGAGCTGCTGCACCACCTGCGTCGCGTCACGGCCGGCGCACGGCGGGTCGCCGGTGTCTGCACGGGCGCGTTCGTGCTGGCCGCGGCCGGTTTGCTGGACGGCGCGAGGGCGACGACGCACTGGGCGTACTGCGGTCGGCTCGCCGCCGACCACCCGTCGGTCGACGTCGTCCCGGACGCGATCTACGTGCGGGACGGGCGGCTGGCCACGTCGGCCGGTGTCACCGCGGGCATCGACCTGGCGCTGGCCCTGGTGGAGCGCGACCACGACGCCGCGCTGGCCCGCCTGGTGGCCCGCTGGATGGTGGTGTTCCTGCAGCGGCCGGGCGGCCAGTCGCAGTTCAGCGTGCGGTCCAGGGTCCCGCCGGTGCGGGAGCCGGGGCTGCGGGCCGTGCTGGACGCGATCGCCGACGACCCGGCGGCCCGGTGGACCGTCGACGAGATGGCCCGCCGCGCCGCGATGAGCCCGCGGCACTTCGCCCGGGTGTTCCCGCGCCGGGTGGGCGTGTCGCCCGCCCGGCACGTGGAGCAGGCCCGGGTGGAGGCGGCGGCGTCGGCGCTGGAGTCGGGCGACGAGGGCTTGGACGTCGTCGCCCGCCGGTGCGGTTTCGGTTCGGCCGAGACGCTGCGCCGCGCGTTCCTGCGGGTGCTCGGCGTGCCGCCGGGCAGTTACCGCGACAGGTTCCGCACCACCGGTGCGGCGTGA
- a CDS encoding MFS transporter, producing the protein MVGGTGFRAVFAAPEFRVLWSAAALSTVGDQLARVALSVLVFQRTGSAAWTALTYALTMLPALVSGVLLTGLADRYPRRTVMVVADAVRAVLLAVMAVPGVPLPVVAALLVVAQLAEPPFAAAQGALLPTVLGDRYEAGQSVHLITHQAGLLLGFVGGGLAVAWLGTSGALLADAVTFALSALVLRFGLRARPAPASVPAARVRIRAGAALVWRDRRLRLLVGLGWLALFTVVPEGLAAPFSAEVGAGAAGVGLLLAADPAGMVLGTVLLRFLPASLRVRLLGLLAVATALPLVGYLFAPNLVGAVALLALSGVFSAYQVTAGATFVRLVPDEQRGQALGFARSGLVAAQGIGVAAGGLLASATGSATTAIAVAGVAGTALALTATTAWSRVAPSAAG; encoded by the coding sequence GTGGTCGGGGGCACGGGGTTCCGCGCGGTGTTCGCGGCGCCGGAGTTCCGGGTGCTGTGGTCGGCGGCGGCGCTGTCGACGGTGGGCGACCAGCTGGCCCGGGTGGCGCTGTCGGTGCTGGTGTTCCAGCGGACCGGGTCGGCCGCGTGGACGGCGTTGACCTACGCGCTGACGATGCTGCCCGCGCTGGTCTCCGGGGTGCTGCTGACCGGGCTCGCCGACCGCTACCCGCGGCGGACCGTGATGGTGGTCGCGGACGCGGTGCGGGCCGTGCTGCTGGCCGTGATGGCGGTGCCGGGCGTGCCGCTGCCGGTGGTGGCGGCGTTGCTGGTGGTCGCGCAGCTCGCCGAGCCGCCGTTCGCCGCCGCGCAGGGCGCGCTGCTGCCGACCGTGCTGGGCGACCGGTACGAGGCCGGGCAGTCGGTGCACCTGATCACGCACCAGGCGGGGCTGCTGCTGGGGTTCGTCGGCGGTGGTCTGGCGGTGGCGTGGCTGGGGACGTCCGGGGCGCTGCTGGCGGACGCGGTGACGTTCGCGCTGTCGGCGCTGGTGCTGCGGTTCGGCCTGCGGGCGCGGCCCGCGCCGGCGTCCGTGCCGGCCGCGCGCGTGCGGATCAGGGCGGGCGCGGCGCTGGTGTGGCGGGACCGGCGGCTGCGGCTGCTGGTCGGGTTGGGGTGGCTGGCGCTGTTCACCGTCGTGCCGGAGGGGCTGGCGGCGCCGTTCTCGGCGGAGGTCGGCGCCGGTGCGGCCGGGGTGGGGCTGCTGCTGGCCGCCGACCCGGCCGGGATGGTGCTGGGGACGGTGCTGCTGCGGTTCCTGCCCGCGTCGCTGCGGGTGCGGCTGCTGGGCCTGCTGGCGGTGGCGACGGCGTTGCCGCTGGTCGGGTACCTGTTCGCGCCGAACCTGGTGGGCGCGGTGGCGCTGCTGGCGTTGAGCGGGGTGTTCAGCGCGTACCAGGTGACGGCGGGCGCGACGTTCGTCCGGCTGGTGCCGGACGAGCAGCGCGGTCAGGCGTTGGGCTTCGCGCGCAGCGGCCTGGTCGCCGCGCAGGGCATCGGCGTGGCCGCCGGGGGGCTGCTGGCGTCCGCCACGGGCTCCGCGACCACCGCCATCGCCGTGGCGGGTGTCGCGGGCACTGCCCTGGCCCTCACCGCGACCACCGCCTGGTCCCGGGTGGCGCCGTCGGCGGCGGGGTGA
- a CDS encoding P1 family peptidase — translation MRNSITDVPGVLAGHATRVGGGALTGVTAVLLPTGSLSTVDVRGGAPATRDTAALDPRHGGRAVRGIVLAGGSAYGLAAAEGAARELGSFVPAAALFDLGRGGDFHARPGPDDGAAAVRAAGVEVAQGNVGAGTGALNATLKGGLGTASAELPGGVVVGAIAALNAVGPSVDLDTGLPFAAHLGLPGEFPAYRGDDLAAARAAAMTPVRPFNTVIGVVVTNARLPRLFALAEAAQDGLAIAVRPAHGLTDGDTVFASSTGARDADAGPVLAAARAVFARALVHGLLRAESVTTPQGHFPAYRELYPRTAAAYGGA, via the coding sequence GTGCGGAACTCGATCACCGACGTGCCCGGCGTGCTGGCGGGACACGCCACGCGCGTCGGCGGCGGCGCGCTGACCGGCGTCACGGCCGTGCTGCTGCCGACCGGCTCACTGTCCACTGTGGACGTTCGCGGCGGCGCCCCGGCGACCCGCGACACCGCCGCGCTCGACCCGCGCCACGGCGGCCGGGCGGTGCGCGGAATCGTGCTGGCGGGTGGGAGCGCGTACGGGTTGGCGGCGGCCGAGGGCGCGGCGCGGGAGCTGGGGTCGTTCGTGCCCGCCGCCGCGTTGTTCGACCTGGGTCGGGGCGGTGACTTCCACGCCCGTCCCGGGCCGGACGACGGCGCGGCGGCGGTGCGGGCCGCCGGGGTCGAGGTCGCCCAGGGCAACGTCGGCGCGGGCACGGGCGCGCTCAACGCCACGCTGAAGGGCGGTCTGGGCACCGCGAGCGCGGAGCTGCCGGGCGGTGTGGTCGTCGGCGCGATCGCCGCCCTGAACGCGGTCGGCCCGTCGGTGGACCTCGACACCGGCCTGCCGTTCGCCGCGCACCTCGGCCTGCCCGGCGAGTTCCCGGCCTACCGGGGCGACGACCTGGCCGCCGCGCGCGCCGCCGCGATGACGCCGGTCCGGCCGTTCAACACCGTCATCGGCGTGGTCGTCACCAACGCCCGCCTGCCCCGGCTGTTCGCGCTGGCCGAGGCCGCCCAGGACGGCCTGGCGATCGCCGTCCGCCCGGCGCACGGCCTGACCGACGGGGACACGGTGTTCGCCTCCTCGACCGGCGCCCGCGACGCGGACGCGGGACCGGTGCTCGCCGCCGCCCGCGCGGTCTTCGCCCGCGCGCTGGTGCACGGCCTGCTGCGCGCCGAGTCCGTCACCACGCCGCAGGGCCACTTCCCCGCCTACCGCGAGCTGTACCCCCGCACGGCCGCCGCGTACGGCGGAGCCTGA